A section of the Babylonia areolata isolate BAREFJ2019XMU chromosome 1, ASM4173473v1, whole genome shotgun sequence genome encodes:
- the LOC143285682 gene encoding uncharacterized protein LOC143285682 produces MSLLNLITAIVAGCLLLTSPAWSEDGALKAALTRRGRSCIVNHRVYRHGQIFTIGRSRCIKYRCYDGSYDFHEEGCDAWGSCRAINQYFEHDCWTYLCSARHVGGGYRRYQVRPVSTQQCKDYSGRCRRPGEEFPYVMKGQLKRRCRCEINGMSIRYYCYN; encoded by the exons ATGAGTCTTCTGAATCTGATCACGGCGATTGTGGCTGGCTGCCTGCTGCTGACGTCACCAGCGTGGTCGGAGGACGGCGCACTGAAAGCCGCGTTAACAAGACGCG GTCGTTCCTGCATCGTGAACCACCGCGTCTACAGACACGGGCAAATATTCACCATTGGGCGATCACGCTGCATTAAATACCGCTGCTATGATGGCAGCTACGACTTCcatgaggaag gttgtGACGCCTGGGGCAGTTGCCGGGCCATAAACCAGTACTTCGAGCACGACTGCTGGACATACCTGTGCTCGGCCAGACACGTGGGAGGCGGCTACAGGAGATACCAAGTCCGCCCTGTCTCCACACAAC agTGCAAGGACTACTCCGGGCGATGCCGACGTCCCGGGGAGGAGTTCCCCTACGTGATGAAGGGCCAGCTGAAGAGGCGGTGCAGGTGCGAGATCAACGGCATGTCCATCagatactactgctacaactga
- the LOC143286456 gene encoding repressor of RNA polymerase III transcription MAF1 homolog, which produces MEYVENRTFVSLQPDLDLDLPCSKVECILDMFWCGRYRASQRLKSKLNDCAWKTTVSKHHRHTHIKSVCCFIKALEEVFPEWDFENFSSMTEFEVGTLDSALADIKKTFSTAAQLGYRRVVDGLLNALNEEINWNDCEVMKYQPDLLVDSPFMERGCVWYLCYGFHDRVRETLVVFVYQCLNPMHCPSEEEEGFSDWDTADPRQE; this is translated from the coding sequence ATGGAGTATGTGGAGAACAGAACGTTTGTCAGCTTGCAACCAGATCTTGACCTGGATCTTCCCTGCAGCAAAGTGGAATGCATACTGGACATGTTCTGGTGCGGGCGGTATCGCGCAAGTCAACGTTTGAAATCGAAGTTAAACGACTGCGCCTGGAAAACCACTGTGTccaaacatcacagacacacacacatcaagagcgTCTGCTGTTTCATCAAGGCGCTGGAGGAGGTGTTCCCTGAGTGGGACTTTGAGAATTTCTCGTCCATGACCGAGTTCGAGGTGGGTACTTTGGATTCGGCGCTCGCCGATATCAAGAAGACTTTCAGCACCGCGGCTCAACTGGGCTACAGAAGAGTGGTGGACGGTCTCCTGAACGCCCTGAACGAGGAAATAAACTGGAACGATTGTGAAGTGATGAAGTACCAGCCCGACCTCTTGGTTGACAGTCCTTTCATGGAGAGGGGGTGCGTGTGGTACCTGTGTTACGGCTTTCACGACCGTGTGCGGGAAACGCTTGTGGTCTTTGTGTACCAGTGCCTCAACCCGATGCACTGTCCCAGCGAAGAAGAGGAGGGGTTCAGTGACTGGGACACGGCAGATCCGAGACAAGAGTAG